Within the Eucalyptus grandis isolate ANBG69807.140 chromosome 1, ASM1654582v1, whole genome shotgun sequence genome, the region ttttttggtctaaaccctgatttgaatttgaatagGGCCAAAAGTGCCAAAATTTCTAGAGACGGACTCCAGAACTTTGTGGTTCTAGTGTGTAATCGTGTGAATGTTAGTGGCGCTACGTGGACTTTCTTCTTGATGCGTTGTTTGTGGACCATTGTGCAAAGTTTCAGGGATAGGAACTGGCCAGGATCTGTGTTGACCCATTTTTTTCAACTATTATCGTACTGATTATTAAGATTAGTTACTGTGTAATTACATTAGATTTTGTTGGAATGGTTAGGTCAAAAACTTAATTGAGCATTTACCAATGGTTTGTGGACAACATCAAACGAATTAATAACTTAGGGGCGATATGACATATTGGGTCAGAGTTCAAAGATCACACGTAACGGATTGAAAATTCAGTGACCATTTTGTGTTTTTATCTTTGAAAGAAAGAGAGCCCAGATGTTCAACTCcctagagagagggagagagagccgGCTCATTGGTGATACTTAATGTCCGGTGATTGTACAGCTTCACTTTGCAATCAAGGGCCGATAAAAATAATGCCATTGGTGCATAGATTAAGTTAATGATACCAAAAGCGCACATGAAAATAGTAAAGAAGTAGAGAGTTAGGCCGGTGGGAAGTTGACTTTATGTGGTTGGGGGAGAAAACCTCTCTTTGTGATGGCATTGAAAATCCAATCAACATTATACACCAAAAACGAAAAATCTCATTAATATtcctctccctcactctctaTAAAAGTAGTTACATCTCACCACACGCAATTGTCTCACATGCTCATCACCAGACTTCACCAAACGAGTTTGCTTCCACAATATCAACCAAAAGTATCATTACCTATTCTCAACCTCAGAGACATGGCAGGGCACAAGCCCATCATTGCTATGAGGCTCCTGGTGCTCTTCCTGGGATTCTCTTGCCTTCTCTCATCTCTTGCAGTTCCTTCAACTAGTAAGGCCTGGAATTGGGAATTGCGAGATGTTCCTGAGTTAGCCTTTTGTTGTTGTAGATCGAGCATTTCTTGATGCTTTTGAATTGTTGTTCTGTTTCACAGGGAGTCTCAAGTCAAGCAGTGAAGAGGATGATGGTGAACTATCGGTTCCAAACTTGTTAGCtcaggtactctctctctctctctctctctctctctctctctctctctcatatctGCCTTAAAGTTCATTCACGGATCAAGCTTCCAAGGAATTTACAGAAAAACTCAGGATTTCAGCTCAAACAAACTATTCACCCTTCTGCTTTATTGATCTTCTCTGTTTCAATCTGGGGCCTAGTGGTTTACATGGTGAAGCCTGGCTCTTTTTCTGAACATCTCTCTGTTTTTATTGAATCCAGCACACCCAGTTCAGGCCTTTGCACAATTTCCACACACGTCTAGAGTTGTTTATCAGATAAATGGATAAAGAGTATGGAAACTTGCATGCTCCCACAGTCCCACTCAATCTGACCTTGACGGTCGGGAGCCTTACCTTATGTACTCGGACAAGTCTGCGTGCATTTGAGAGATTTTTGTTcaattcaaaagatttggaTGCTTCGTGTCATGAGTACAATTAGACGATTACCTAAGCCTGGCCGCATTTGGATTTGGTACTCCAAAAACTCTTAGATCCGGCAGATCTCACGCCCACGAGACGCTAGAATTACttgtagctctctctctctctcttatacTCTGTTTGGATATAAGCAGACGCTAATGAGCCGTGATATTGCCAACACTGCAGGATGAGATAATGGGAATGAGTGGAGGAGGAGAGATGGTGTTTATGGAGAGGAGGATGGAGATGGAAAGCAACGACTATCCTGGAACAGGAGCCAACAACCACCATGACCCTAAAACTCCTGGAAGAGGCTAAAGTGTCCCTTTCTATAACTATATAACTATTGTATAATGTATATTCATATGTATAAtctaagggaaagagagagggggtcAAAGATGGAGTTgggattttttttcattttcttggtctttatttatgtttctttttattttcttttttctctttctctttcttgagGTTGAAGCTTCTCTGTGTTGGCGTTGTCATATGAGAATGTCTCTGTCATTTTGCAGAAAAAAAGATCATGTAGTGGTCTTAGCTTGACTTAACCGATAATGGTAGGCACGCAATGCGGATTTGACTTTTCACGTCTCTTTGGGTGCGTGAGGGGGTCAACTTTTCACATCAATATTTGCCTAATCTATGATGATTCTGCGGCATTGGAAATTGTGCCGGCAGCTAATCCTAAGACGAAGTGAAAGAGGAACAGAGAAAGTCACCAACCAAATTGATTCTACCTTCATCATGATAGACATGAAAAACGACTGTGTGCTTAGATATTTTGATTTGAATGAAATCCCTCAAGGGAGTCGGCTTTGCTAATTTATGTGCtcagagagtctatattcgtggaCCATTCGATTAACTTTAATGAACTCACTATAGCGAaagcaaaatgcaaaaaattagcACAAGTTGGCACTTCGAGATTGTTAGCTTCCCGGTTGGATCCATCAATTTATCAATTAGAACGAAAATTAGCACAAGTTTGTCTCGCCAAGAGCTTAAATACCATTTCTTGGACTACCCCCTACGGGTGTGGAGGAGCGTTGAACTCTCCGAGGTCTCACCTAGACTgagcaaagagaaaaaagggtgATGGGGTCTTTGTTAGGTGGTGTCGACTTGCTGGAGGGGCCGATGATCACTTCGATGGCGGCGGCCAAGAAGGAGAACGACAGTGATGAGAATGGACACATGAGCGACCGGAGGGAAAGCTACATGTTCTGAAGTCCATAAACATTGATCTACGTgaagattgcattttaggtaAACATAGACGTGTCAGTTTGTTCGAAGATTAGGAGAgaaccatataaaaaaaaaagagttggtgCACACCAATGTCTAGAGGCCAGCCTCTATGCATCCCCTCGGAAGCTCACGTTGCTACCTCTCGTTCATTAACAACTCTACCAATAAGGTATGagcttattttttgaaaaataaatcagctCTGTTTGCTTCTTGTAAGAGATGGAAAGTTGATGTGGACTCGTTAATGAAATTGACGTAATAACGCAGGCCTTCAAAAGAATATACAAGGGTGTTAGCCCCAGACATTGGCATGCACCAACTTTAACTTTGTTCTCTTTGGTCTTCTCCTAATCTTCAAAAAACTACAATTTTCTGTTTGTCTAGATTACAAATCCTCACATACACCAGTATCTATGGGCTTCATATTAAGTAATTTTCCTTTGGATAACAGCGCCATCATCCCCTTTTTTGCTTATTTGTCCAAGCCCGATGGCTCCATGATTCGGAATCAGCTTTCAACTTAGTATTTGCTACTACTTCTCCACCGCTCTCGGCCTTGTTCGGTGTTCTTCACATTATTCCCCGTATTACATCCATCGCACCATTGACAATTTTCCACAAGCTGTCCTAAAAAAGTAGTTCTATATCCTGTATTATCTAATTGCGCTATAGAGATCAAATTTTTCTTATGGTCAAGAACAAATATGATATCTTGCAACTTCCATCAATACCTTTTAGCCATTCTCATGTGAACATCACCCTCCTCTAGAATATCTAAATGTTCTTCATCAACAAGATAAACCCGTTCAAATTTTCCAACGACAAAATTGTGCATTTGTTCTCTACATGAAGTAGAGTGAAATGATACATATAATTTTAGAATCCAACACTCAGTTGGATTGtcaatgttaaaaaaattgaggtgtcaTGGATGAACGTCTCTTCAAGGATTACATACACGGATTTCTTCCGCTCTTGATTTTGATCCAAatattgaattttcttatttagggttctataaatttatcttatatgGCCTTTCTTTTAGCAGTTCGAGCAAATTATTTCACCATGAGGTCTTGATTTGCTTCTCCCTGTGAACTTCAATCTACCATGCTGTTGGTTCTAACCTCATTGATTGCTTCTCCTCTTGCTTTCGGTATTCAAGACAGCACTAGAAGATTCATTCAACTCTCTTTTGCAAATATCCTTACTAAGAATCAAATATTTGGTTTATTGAAACTTCAGTTTTTTGTAACCGGCAAACTATTTACTGTGATCACAATTACACTTCGACTTTCAAGTATAAAGATACTAGGATTAAAGCTTTTACcttgatattgaaatttattttcactgaactcaattgaattGTGATCTAAGAAACACTGACATTCTCTAGGAGTTTTCGTGTCATTTTGGACATTTCGTCACATGTTCAATACTCTCCGACATTCTTTGACACTTGAGGCCAACAAGTGTCAAAAAATCC harbors:
- the LOC104443364 gene encoding uncharacterized protein LOC104443364 isoform X2, with product MLITRLHQTSLLPQYQPKVSLPILNLRDMAGHKPIIAMRLLVLFLGFSCLLSSLAVPSTRSLKSSSEEDDGELSVPNLLAQDEIMGMSGGGEMVFMERRMEMESNDYPGTGANNHHDPKTPGRG
- the LOC104443364 gene encoding uncharacterized protein LOC104443364 isoform X1 codes for the protein MLITRLHQTSLLPQYQPKVSLPILNLRDMAGHKPIIAMRLLVLFLGFSCLLSSLAVPSTKLLFCFTGSLKSSSEEDDGELSVPNLLAQDEIMGMSGGGEMVFMERRMEMESNDYPGTGANNHHDPKTPGRG